In Armatimonadota bacterium, the genomic stretch GGAGGAGAACCTGGATGGCATCTGCACACAGGCCCGGCGTCTTGGAGGGTTTGTCTGGATCGACATGGAGGCAAGCCGCTACGTGGAGGCTACCCTGGAGGTGTACCGGAACCTGCGCGCCTCCGGTCATGGGCCGGACACGGTGGGGGTAGCCCTCCAGGCCTACCTGTACCGCTCGGAGCGGGACCTGGAGGATCTCCTCCGCCTCGGGACCCGCATCCGCCTCGTGAAGGGAGCCTACGCGGAGCCCCCGCACATCGCCTATCCCCGCAAGGCGGACGTGGATCGGGCCTACGTGCGGCTCCTGGAACGGCTGCTGCGGCAGGGCTACCGGCCCGCCATCGCCACCCACGATGAGCGGATCCTTGCCCACGCCCGAAGCTTCGCCGAGGCGCACGGGATTCCCCTCGACCGGTTCGAGTTCCAGATGCTGTACGGGGTGCGACGGGACCTCCAGGCTCGGGTGGTCCAGGAGGGCGGTCGCCTCAGGGTATACGTGCCCTTCGGTCCGGACTGGTACCCCTACTTCATGCGCCGCCTGGGAGAGCGGCCTGCCAACGCGGCCTTCCTCCTCCGGAGCCTGGTGCAGGAGAGTCCTGGAGGGTTTGGACGCCCCTC encodes the following:
- a CDS encoding proline dehydrogenase family protein, giving the protein MELTGALRRFFVFLSEQQALRRWVTRNGWANRAARRFVAGETLEEACDAAARLNAQGKAVTLNLLGERTTRPEDAQAAAVLYRKVLEEIHRRSLHADLAVKLTQLGLDLSPKLAEENLDGICTQARRLGGFVWIDMEASRYVEATLEVYRNLRASGHGPDTVGVALQAYLYRSERDLEDLLRLGTRIRLVKGAYAEPPHIAYPRKADVDRAYVRLLERLLRQGYRPAIATHDERILAHARSFAEAHGIPLDRFEFQMLYGVRRDLQARVVQEGGRLRVYVPFGPDWYPYFMRRLGERPANAAFLLRSLVQESPGGFGRPSGVE